A single region of the Jatrophihabitans sp. GAS493 genome encodes:
- a CDS encoding inorganic diphosphatase, with protein MEFDVLIEIPKGSRNKYEVDHETGRIRLDRTLFTSTQYPADYGYIEDTLGQDGDPLDALVILQGDPLFPGTLVKCRAIGMFRMTDEKGPDDKVLAVPSSDPRLEHLRDIHHVPEFDRLEIQHFFEVYKDLEPGKSVEGASWVGRKEAEDEIALSIKRLKDNPDAIAH; from the coding sequence GTGGAGTTCGACGTCCTTATCGAAATTCCCAAGGGAAGCCGGAACAAGTACGAGGTAGACCACGAGACCGGCCGCATCCGTCTGGACCGCACCCTCTTCACCTCGACCCAGTACCCGGCCGACTACGGCTACATCGAGGACACCCTCGGCCAGGACGGCGATCCGCTGGACGCGCTGGTCATCCTGCAGGGTGACCCGCTCTTCCCGGGCACGCTGGTGAAGTGCCGGGCGATCGGGATGTTCCGGATGACCGATGAGAAGGGCCCGGACGACAAGGTGCTGGCGGTGCCGTCGAGCGACCCGCGTCTGGAGCACCTGCGCGACATCCACCACGTGCCGGAGTTCGACCGCCTGGAGATCCAGCACTTCTTCGAGGTCTACAAGGACCTGGAGCCGGGCAAGAGCGTCGAGGGCGCCTCCTGGGTCGGGCGCAAGGAGGCCGAGGACGAGATCGCGCTGTCGATCAAGCGGCTGAAGGACAACCCCGACGCGATCGCGCACTGA
- the dacB gene encoding D-alanyl-D-alanine carboxypeptidase/D-alanyl-D-alanine-endopeptidase — protein sequence MRAGRTRTGLGVLLIMLSACVLGVAGYFVAARLSAVTVVATAPPLPAEVVAAGTAPAPTATPVPAPPATLRGVAAVLAAPLADPRLGTRVLAQVRDAGTGAVLLSKGAATSTSPASTAKLATTTALLSVKDPNARIITRVVAGPRPGSVVLVGAGDPTLSGAKGGAASAYPDAARISDLAAQLKAQIDLNVTSIIDDTSLFSGPAVSPDWDASDVPTSYGAPITALMVDGGRDTPTSVIRSADPAAAAGKALASALGLPASAVTSGVAPAGARTLATVQSPPLSELVEQALIDSDNVIAEQLARQVALATDKPASFAGAAVAVARVLGQLGVNITGALRDGSGLARSDRLSPAQLTAILQVTTSPDPARAALHDVLAGLPVAGWDGTLADRYLTSSQSGAGVVRAKTGTLTSVSALAGVVHDASGRQLIFALMADQVGPTAADTVSAEAALDAVAAALAGCGCS from the coding sequence ATGCGAGCTGGCAGAACCCGGACCGGGCTCGGTGTGCTTCTCATCATGCTCTCTGCCTGCGTACTGGGCGTAGCCGGCTATTTCGTGGCCGCCCGGCTGAGCGCCGTCACCGTGGTCGCCACCGCGCCGCCCCTACCCGCCGAGGTGGTGGCCGCCGGAACCGCGCCGGCCCCCACCGCGACGCCGGTCCCGGCCCCGCCGGCAACGCTGCGGGGGGTCGCCGCCGTGCTGGCCGCCCCGCTCGCCGACCCGCGGCTGGGCACCCGGGTGCTGGCGCAGGTGCGCGACGCCGGCACCGGGGCCGTGCTCCTCAGCAAGGGCGCGGCCACCTCGACCTCGCCGGCCTCGACGGCGAAGCTGGCGACCACGACCGCGCTGCTGTCGGTGAAGGATCCCAACGCCCGGATCATCACCCGGGTCGTGGCCGGGCCCCGGCCCGGGAGTGTGGTGCTGGTCGGTGCGGGCGACCCGACGCTCAGCGGGGCGAAGGGGGGCGCGGCGAGTGCCTACCCGGACGCAGCGCGGATCAGCGACCTGGCGGCCCAGCTGAAGGCGCAGATCGACTTGAACGTCACCTCGATCATCGACGACACGTCGCTGTTCAGCGGACCGGCCGTCTCGCCGGACTGGGACGCCAGTGACGTGCCGACCAGCTACGGCGCCCCCATCACCGCGTTGATGGTGGACGGTGGGCGCGACACTCCGACGTCAGTCATCCGCAGCGCAGACCCCGCGGCCGCGGCCGGTAAGGCGCTGGCCAGCGCGCTCGGATTGCCGGCCAGCGCCGTGACCAGCGGCGTGGCCCCAGCCGGTGCCCGGACCCTGGCCACCGTGCAGTCGCCACCCCTGAGCGAGCTGGTCGAGCAGGCCCTCATCGACTCCGACAACGTCATCGCCGAACAGCTGGCGCGCCAGGTCGCCCTGGCCACCGACAAACCGGCCTCCTTCGCCGGAGCCGCCGTCGCGGTGGCCCGGGTGCTGGGCCAGCTCGGGGTGAACATCACCGGCGCGCTGCGCGATGGGAGCGGGCTCGCCCGCAGCGACCGTCTCTCCCCGGCTCAACTGACGGCGATCCTGCAGGTGACGACGTCGCCCGATCCGGCCCGGGCCGCGCTGCATGATGTGCTGGCCGGGCTGCCGGTCGCCGGGTGGGACGGGACGCTGGCCGATCGGTACCTCACCTCGTCGCAGTCCGGTGCCGGGGTCGTGCGGGCCAAGACGGGCACGCTCACGTCGGTGTCGGCGCTGGCTGGGGTGGTTCACGATGCCAGCGGGCGGCAGCTCATCTTCGCCTTGATGGCCGATCAGGTCGGCCCGACGGCGGCCGACACGGTGTCGGCTGAGGCGGCGCTGGACGCGGTCGCGGCGGCTCTCGCGGGCTGCGGCTGCAGCTGA
- a CDS encoding sucrase ferredoxin: MTAAHHTAPRPRETLDRCALRAQLRGDPMLGTAFPAYRLLLVEQPGPWGHSGLTESHFDRDLAQSLYRRTDAAGARLLAIRRPGRTPAGGPRKWAYVDARPGREVLRWGEFADDREMLEVPLDGSGGVADPSPIYLVCAHSKHDACCALRGRPVAAALAAARPGRVWECSHVGGERFAANVLVLPSGMLYGRVLPFAAAEFADAADSGEVIGALLRGRVGFTPQAQAAMAFAYEHLALREIDQLRLISATPVREGAAVARVAGPHGLIDITVRVERRSGDGLTCAKSGPGAYLSYRAISATAVE, from the coding sequence ATGACCGCCGCTCATCACACTGCGCCCCGACCTCGGGAGACGCTCGACCGCTGCGCGCTGCGGGCCCAGCTCCGGGGCGACCCGATGCTTGGGACCGCGTTTCCGGCCTACCGACTGCTGCTGGTTGAGCAGCCCGGCCCGTGGGGGCACTCGGGCTTGACCGAGTCACACTTCGACCGCGACTTGGCCCAGTCGCTGTACCGCCGCACCGACGCCGCCGGGGCCCGCCTGCTGGCGATCCGCCGTCCCGGACGTACGCCGGCCGGCGGGCCGCGCAAATGGGCCTACGTCGACGCCCGACCGGGCCGGGAGGTGCTGCGCTGGGGCGAGTTCGCCGACGATCGCGAGATGCTGGAGGTGCCCCTCGACGGCTCCGGCGGAGTCGCCGATCCCAGTCCCATCTACCTCGTCTGTGCGCACAGCAAGCACGATGCCTGCTGCGCCCTGCGGGGGCGGCCGGTCGCCGCGGCGCTGGCCGCTGCCCGTCCGGGGCGCGTCTGGGAGTGCAGCCATGTCGGTGGCGAGCGTTTCGCGGCCAACGTGCTGGTGCTCCCGTCCGGGATGCTCTACGGCCGGGTGCTCCCCTTCGCCGCAGCCGAGTTCGCCGATGCCGCCGACAGCGGTGAGGTGATCGGAGCGCTGCTGCGCGGCCGCGTCGGCTTCACCCCACAAGCCCAGGCCGCGATGGCCTTCGCCTACGAGCACCTGGCGCTGCGCGAGATCGATCAGTTACGACTGATCAGCGCCACGCCGGTGCGGGAGGGGGCCGCGGTGGCCCGGGTCGCCGGACCGCACGGGCTCATCGACATCACGGTGCGGGTCGAACGCCGCTCCGGCGACGGCCTGACCTGCGCCAAGAGCGGACCGGGCGCCTACCTGTCCTACCGGGCGATCAGCGCGACGGCCGTCGAGTAA
- the ftsH gene encoding ATP-dependent zinc metalloprotease FtsH, whose protein sequence is MNRKRLVRSFWLWIPLAVIAYFVLSSALSSGDDYKSVTTAQALNAINTDQVVKATQHDKEQYIDLDLKTPIDGHSKVQAYYPSDASASVYDALLKHVPASGPSGGYTTKVSQSNIWLSLLGSFLPILLIGGILFWVMSQVQGGGNRVMSFGKSKAKLVSKDTPKTTFADVAGADEAIEELDEIKDFLQNPARYQALGAKIPKGVLLYGPPGTGKTLLARAVAGEAGVPFYSISGSDFVEMFVGVGASRVRDLFEQAKTNAPAIIFVDEIDAVGRHRGAGMGGGHDEREQTLNQMLVEMDGFDVKGGVIMIAATNRPDILDPALLRPGRFDRQIAVGAPDIEGRKAVLAVHAKGKPFAPDVDLSVIARRTPGFTGADLANVINESALLTARTNDRLITTASLEEAIDRVIAGPERKTRAMSDKEKRVTAYHEAGHALTAWAMPNLDPVHKLTILPRGRSLGHTLVLPLEDRFTQTRSEMLDQLVYGLGGRAAEELVFHEPTTGASNDIEKATALARAMVTEYGMSSKLGAVKYGTGDAEPFMGRDYGHQRDYSEEIASEIDVEVRDIIEAAHDEAWEILVQYRDLLDQMVLELVERETLNKEDLDRILAPVRKRPPHNSFTAFGKRTPSDKPPVEIPTREVLLAKATANGTRAHGANGSRTPGAHQAPEVAPSPAGYPPPAGYPAGAYPPPNSAPLPPPNPYEWHPPTAFPDPPAQNPDGGSAESK, encoded by the coding sequence ATGAACCGTAAGCGACTGGTCAGGTCCTTCTGGCTGTGGATTCCGCTAGCCGTCATCGCTTACTTCGTGCTGTCCTCCGCGCTATCCAGCGGCGACGACTACAAGTCGGTCACCACCGCCCAGGCCTTGAACGCGATCAACACCGATCAAGTCGTCAAGGCCACCCAGCACGACAAAGAGCAGTACATCGACCTCGATCTGAAGACCCCGATCGACGGCCACAGCAAGGTGCAGGCGTACTACCCGTCCGACGCCTCGGCCTCGGTCTATGACGCGCTGCTCAAGCACGTCCCGGCCAGCGGGCCGAGTGGCGGCTACACGACCAAGGTGAGCCAGAGCAACATCTGGTTGAGCCTGCTCGGCAGCTTCCTTCCCATCCTGCTGATCGGCGGCATCCTGTTCTGGGTGATGAGCCAGGTCCAGGGCGGCGGCAACCGGGTGATGAGTTTCGGCAAGAGCAAGGCGAAGCTGGTCAGCAAGGACACCCCGAAGACCACCTTCGCCGATGTAGCCGGCGCCGATGAGGCGATCGAAGAGCTCGACGAGATCAAGGACTTCCTGCAGAACCCGGCGCGCTACCAGGCCCTCGGGGCCAAGATCCCGAAGGGTGTGCTCCTCTACGGCCCGCCCGGAACCGGCAAGACGCTGCTGGCCCGCGCAGTCGCCGGCGAGGCCGGGGTGCCCTTCTACTCCATCTCCGGGTCGGACTTCGTCGAGATGTTCGTCGGCGTCGGCGCCTCGCGGGTGCGTGACCTCTTCGAACAGGCCAAGACCAACGCGCCGGCCATCATCTTCGTCGACGAGATCGACGCGGTCGGGCGCCACCGTGGCGCCGGCATGGGCGGCGGCCATGACGAGCGTGAGCAGACCCTCAACCAGATGCTGGTCGAGATGGACGGCTTCGACGTCAAGGGCGGCGTCATCATGATCGCGGCCACCAACCGCCCCGACATCCTCGACCCGGCGCTCCTGCGTCCGGGCCGCTTCGACCGCCAGATCGCCGTCGGCGCCCCGGACATCGAGGGGCGCAAGGCCGTTCTCGCGGTGCACGCCAAGGGCAAGCCGTTCGCCCCGGACGTCGACCTCTCGGTCATCGCCCGGCGTACCCCGGGCTTCACCGGGGCCGACCTGGCCAACGTAATCAACGAGTCGGCGCTGCTCACCGCGCGCACCAACGACCGGCTGATCACCACCGCATCCCTGGAAGAGGCGATCGACCGCGTCATCGCCGGCCCGGAGCGCAAGACCCGGGCTATGAGCGACAAGGAGAAGCGGGTGACGGCCTACCACGAGGCCGGCCACGCGCTCACCGCCTGGGCGATGCCGAACCTCGACCCGGTTCACAAGCTGACCATCCTGCCGCGCGGACGCTCCCTCGGGCACACGCTGGTGCTCCCACTGGAGGACCGCTTCACCCAGACGCGCTCGGAGATGCTCGACCAGCTCGTCTACGGTCTCGGCGGTCGGGCCGCTGAGGAGCTCGTCTTCCACGAGCCGACCACCGGCGCCTCCAACGACATCGAAAAGGCGACCGCGCTGGCCCGGGCCATGGTCACCGAGTACGGCATGAGCTCTAAGCTCGGTGCCGTGAAGTACGGCACCGGCGATGCCGAGCCGTTCATGGGGCGCGACTACGGTCACCAGCGCGACTACTCCGAGGAGATCGCCTCAGAGATCGACGTCGAGGTGCGCGACATCATCGAGGCGGCGCACGACGAGGCGTGGGAGATCCTGGTTCAGTACCGCGACCTCCTCGACCAGATGGTGCTGGAACTGGTCGAGCGGGAGACGCTGAACAAGGAAGATCTCGACCGCATCCTCGCCCCGGTCCGCAAGCGTCCGCCGCACAACTCCTTCACCGCCTTCGGCAAGCGCACGCCGAGTGACAAGCCGCCGGTCGAGATCCCGACCCGCGAGGTGCTGCTGGCCAAGGCCACCGCCAACGGAACGCGGGCCCACGGAGCCAACGGTTCACGCACTCCGGGGGCGCATCAGGCCCCCGAGGTGGCGCCGTCTCCGGCGGGCTACCCGCCGCCCGCCGGCTACCCGGCCGGCGCTTACCCGCCGCCGAATTCGGCCCCGCTGCCGCCGCCGAACCCGTACGAATGGCACCCGCCGACGGCCTTCCCGGATCCGCCGGCTCAGAACCCCGATGGCGGCTCCGCCGAGTCGAAATGA
- the tilS gene encoding tRNA lysidine(34) synthetase TilS, whose protein sequence is MGPAVAVAKVRLAVRATLRRIDLSSENQPVFVACSGGSDSLSLAAALAFETRRRGNAGLVTVDHGLQPGSGEQAARVAQFGYDLGLDPVVVLPVRVARRHGPEADARSARYRALDGVAAAHGAKILLGHTLDDQAETVLLGLGRGSGPRSIAGMREARGEYLRPLLGLRREVTQAACEALGLTPWQDPHNDDLAYQRVRLRRLLPQLEEALQGGVAEALARTATLLQDDLDALDELAESALAATAGGARASGERASSLEVPELRVLPKAIRTRVIRLWVANASPAAALSAAQTADVEALVSNWRGQGAVDLPGGFAVVRSSGRLELIPPHGDVGPRPAPTEPDG, encoded by the coding sequence ATGGGTCCCGCGGTGGCCGTGGCCAAGGTGCGTCTAGCCGTCCGGGCGACGCTGCGACGAATTGATCTCTCGAGTGAGAATCAGCCGGTTTTTGTTGCCTGTTCCGGTGGATCCGATTCGCTCAGCCTGGCCGCCGCACTCGCCTTCGAAACGCGCCGGCGGGGCAACGCCGGGCTGGTGACGGTGGATCACGGATTGCAGCCGGGATCCGGCGAGCAGGCGGCACGGGTCGCCCAGTTCGGCTACGACCTCGGATTGGACCCGGTGGTGGTGCTCCCGGTTCGGGTCGCCCGCCGACACGGACCGGAGGCCGATGCACGCAGCGCCCGATACCGGGCACTGGACGGCGTCGCCGCGGCGCATGGGGCCAAGATCCTGCTCGGCCACACCCTCGACGATCAGGCCGAGACGGTGCTGCTGGGCCTCGGTCGCGGCTCAGGGCCGCGTTCGATCGCCGGCATGCGGGAGGCGCGGGGTGAGTACCTGCGCCCGCTGCTCGGGTTGCGCCGTGAGGTGACCCAGGCCGCCTGCGAGGCGCTCGGACTGACGCCCTGGCAGGATCCGCACAACGACGACCTGGCCTACCAGCGGGTGCGGCTGCGCCGGCTTCTGCCGCAGCTGGAGGAGGCGCTGCAGGGTGGCGTAGCCGAAGCGCTGGCCCGCACGGCCACCCTGCTGCAGGACGACCTGGACGCCCTCGACGAGCTCGCCGAGTCGGCCCTTGCCGCCACCGCCGGCGGAGCGCGAGCGTCCGGCGAGCGTGCCTCGTCGCTGGAGGTGCCCGAGCTGCGCGTGCTGCCGAAGGCGATCCGGACCCGGGTGATCCGACTCTGGGTGGCCAACGCGAGCCCGGCCGCCGCGCTCAGTGCCGCCCAGACGGCTGACGTCGAGGCGCTCGTGTCGAACTGGCGCGGGCAGGGCGCGGTGGATCTGCCGGGCGGATTCGCGGTCGTTCGGTCGTCTGGCAGGCTGGAGCTGATTCCCCCGCACGGTGACGTCGGGCCTCGACCGGCTCCGACGGAACCCGACGGCTGA
- the hpt gene encoding hypoxanthine phosphoribosyltransferase gives MDDDVEAELLSADAISAKIAELAAEIDADYSDREPLLVGVLKGAVMFMSDLARALQRPSTMEFMAVSSYGSSTTSSGVVRILKDLDRDISGQHVLIVEDIIDSGLTLSWLLKNLHSRNPASVEIVTLLRKPDAIKVEVPVRYVGFDIPNDFVVGYGLDYNERYRDLPYIGRLAPSVYGG, from the coding sequence CTGGATGACGACGTCGAGGCCGAACTGCTCAGCGCCGACGCCATATCGGCCAAGATCGCGGAGTTGGCGGCCGAGATCGACGCTGACTACAGCGATCGGGAGCCACTACTGGTGGGCGTGCTGAAGGGCGCGGTCATGTTCATGTCCGATCTGGCCCGGGCTCTGCAACGGCCTTCGACGATGGAGTTCATGGCGGTGAGCTCCTACGGCTCGTCGACCACTTCCTCGGGCGTCGTGCGCATCCTCAAGGACCTCGACCGCGACATCTCGGGCCAGCATGTGCTCATCGTCGAGGACATCATCGACTCCGGGCTGACCCTCTCCTGGCTTCTGAAGAACCTGCACAGCCGCAACCCGGCGTCGGTGGAGATCGTCACCCTGCTCCGTAAACCGGACGCCATCAAGGTCGAGGTGCCGGTGCGCTATGTCGGCTTCGACATCCCCAACGATTTCGTGGTCGGCTACGGCCTGGACTACAACGAGCGCTACCGGGATCTGCCCTACATCGGTCGGCTCGCGCCGTCGGTCTACGGCGGCTGA
- a CDS encoding zinc-dependent metalloprotease, whose product MGSLIDWDLAAATAKRLSPAPPSVDRATAEAAVAELYRATHTAAAHVAELTRLVEPPVSARTTVVDRAGWIDVNVRGMQTVMTPLVEKLTDANPVGRVGQAIGARVTGTQAGAIVAFLSSKVLGQFEFFADPGGQLMLVAPNLVATERQLNVDPSDFRLWVCLHEVTHRVQFTAVPWMRQHMLAEVSALSETIDTDPNALRERVSSALTELSKMARGQGDGAGVMSLLATPEQRAVLDRVTGFMSLVEGHAEYVMNAVSPDVIPSQRLIEERFGQRRKGGNPFDKLLRKLLGLDAKTRQYVNGSAFVRTVVNRVGIEDFNAIWSSPQTLPTKAEIAVPADWIARVHG is encoded by the coding sequence ATGGGATCGCTCATCGACTGGGACCTCGCCGCCGCGACGGCCAAGCGCCTCAGCCCCGCCCCGCCGAGCGTCGATCGGGCCACCGCCGAGGCGGCCGTGGCCGAGCTCTACCGGGCCACCCACACGGCCGCGGCCCATGTCGCCGAGCTGACTCGGCTGGTCGAGCCACCGGTGAGCGCCCGCACCACCGTCGTCGACCGGGCCGGCTGGATCGACGTCAACGTCCGCGGCATGCAGACCGTTATGACCCCGCTGGTCGAGAAGCTCACCGACGCCAATCCGGTCGGACGGGTCGGGCAGGCCATCGGCGCCCGGGTCACCGGCACGCAGGCGGGGGCAATCGTCGCGTTCCTGTCGAGCAAGGTGCTCGGACAGTTCGAGTTCTTCGCCGACCCCGGGGGCCAGCTGATGCTGGTGGCGCCGAACCTGGTCGCCACCGAGCGCCAGCTCAACGTCGACCCCAGCGATTTCCGGCTCTGGGTCTGCCTGCACGAGGTGACCCATCGGGTCCAGTTCACCGCCGTGCCATGGATGCGCCAGCACATGCTGGCCGAGGTGAGCGCGCTGTCGGAGACCATCGACACCGACCCGAACGCGCTGCGGGAGCGGGTCAGCAGCGCGCTCACCGAACTCTCCAAGATGGCCCGCGGGCAGGGCGACGGGGCCGGTGTGATGAGCCTGCTGGCCACTCCAGAGCAGCGGGCCGTGCTCGATCGGGTCACCGGCTTCATGTCCTTGGTCGAGGGGCATGCCGAATACGTGATGAACGCCGTCTCCCCGGACGTCATCCCCAGCCAGCGCCTGATCGAGGAGCGCTTCGGGCAGCGGCGCAAGGGCGGCAATCCGTTCGACAAACTGCTGCGCAAGCTGCTGGGCCTGGACGCGAAGACCCGCCAGTACGTCAACGGCTCGGCCTTCGTCCGGACGGTGGTGAATCGGGTCGGCATCGAGGATTTCAATGCCATCTGGTCCTCGCCGCAGACGCTGCCGACCAAGGCCGAGATCGCCGTTCCGGCCGACTGGATCGCTCGCGTCCACGGCTGA
- a CDS encoding DUF4190 domain-containing protein, whose product MLEPPMPEPSLKPAVSIALPEISTGASPTATAGAPAGVPGTETDSASPRSRLKGLRRGRGQSEEAGSDSTGETTSRLSLGSARQGRKAAAERQRALQEAWDRETRVREMVEAETAERQAALAAGATRPPAQHRAPEPEPEPVVARAQKSPADLEKAAARARRLAELDALAAGRSAGATIEVSPAPLTPPAALTPPAALTPPAPLAAVTPPAPLTPPAPSVPPAPSPATKGHDALLQEALAQDAARRAAPADAALADRSAREAERAAGAAREIAQQEQAEQERAAVLQAERAAEVLLEEQRMAHAREVAEREAAAAAQLAAEAAARLRAEAQARLEAESREAEARARELAEVQAREAEAREALAREAQARELAAQESARREAEARHEEAEREEAQRQELQRQREAELAREAAREAEARAEAEARAEAEARAEEAARAAEVVAAQLETSGSAETLALQAAIQEAEARAAAAVEAARAEAAEREAAGIEAALAEAAARVWGAREAALRESEGRRGAELNAEALRDEMSHERRAREAAEQEAVWARRSAELEIRARQLAEREAEAALKEGGRRVDVAPNVYGSQAFDEPTWRESVQARSEANTAHSSLPREESIATKFAQSKLAAAGGYTLPSVTSTIAGRRSTEDGGAHAAVTAGGQHASQSDPVAALVAAAPPAVVNSVPVAYGPPVNPPPPIGAEPAASTYSTSGAMPEPSYEPPGYGTVSRSGATPIEADPVRESGESWGDYDARRRTTPYATPVRPVSGKAIAALLLAIPGIFLLSLPFARSASKEIRRGARRGRVLAQAATLLSLVWIGVAGYAGYTYYQQNYANGLRSADGEIIRSGAMDPKQLRAGDCLNLAPSITVAKTVPAVPCSEAHNAQVFALTPLPATTNFAGSAAVNQVAVKACAPKRAGYVGKRKTPLTLSALSPDALQWTAGWHAAACVLISGHTVTGDVRNAR is encoded by the coding sequence GTGCTCGAACCGCCGATGCCTGAGCCTTCGCTCAAGCCAGCAGTCTCGATTGCGCTCCCGGAAATATCGACCGGAGCTTCACCGACCGCTACCGCGGGCGCACCCGCCGGCGTCCCCGGAACCGAGACGGACTCGGCCTCGCCCCGCTCGCGACTCAAGGGACTGCGCCGCGGACGGGGCCAGTCGGAGGAGGCCGGCAGCGATTCGACGGGCGAAACCACGTCCCGTCTCAGCCTCGGTTCGGCTCGGCAGGGACGCAAGGCGGCCGCTGAGCGTCAGCGCGCGCTGCAGGAGGCGTGGGACCGCGAAACGCGGGTTCGCGAAATGGTGGAGGCTGAGACGGCGGAGCGTCAGGCCGCCCTGGCCGCCGGCGCCACCCGACCGCCGGCCCAGCATCGAGCACCCGAGCCGGAGCCGGAACCGGTCGTCGCCCGCGCACAGAAGTCCCCGGCTGACTTGGAGAAGGCGGCGGCGCGGGCCCGCCGGCTCGCCGAGCTGGACGCACTGGCCGCCGGACGCTCGGCCGGCGCAACGATCGAGGTGTCTCCCGCTCCACTGACCCCTCCGGCCGCACTGACCCCTCCGGCCGCACTGACCCCTCCGGCCCCGCTGGCCGCTGTGACCCCTCCGGCTCCACTGACCCCTCCGGCTCCGTCTGTGCCGCCAGCTCCGTCCCCGGCCACCAAGGGGCACGACGCCCTCCTGCAGGAGGCGCTCGCCCAGGACGCCGCCCGCCGCGCGGCACCGGCCGACGCTGCCCTGGCCGATCGCTCAGCGCGGGAGGCTGAGCGTGCGGCCGGGGCGGCGCGGGAGATCGCCCAGCAGGAACAGGCCGAGCAGGAACGCGCCGCGGTGCTGCAGGCCGAGCGAGCGGCTGAGGTCCTCCTCGAGGAGCAGCGGATGGCGCACGCCCGCGAAGTAGCCGAGCGCGAAGCCGCAGCGGCGGCCCAACTAGCGGCCGAGGCGGCGGCCCGACTGCGGGCCGAGGCGCAGGCCAGACTAGAGGCCGAATCCCGCGAAGCCGAAGCTCGGGCTCGTGAGCTGGCCGAAGTGCAGGCCCGGGAAGCCGAGGCCCGCGAAGCACTGGCCCGCGAAGCACAGGCCCGCGAACTGGCCGCCCAGGAGTCCGCGCGCCGGGAGGCGGAGGCTCGCCACGAGGAAGCCGAGCGCGAGGAAGCCCAGCGGCAGGAGCTCCAGCGCCAACGCGAGGCTGAGCTGGCCCGCGAGGCGGCACGAGAAGCCGAAGCGCGGGCGGAAGCCGAAGCCCGGGCAGAAGCCGAAGCCCGCGCAGAAGAGGCGGCCCGCGCGGCAGAGGTGGTAGCGGCCCAGCTCGAGACATCCGGCAGTGCCGAGACACTGGCCCTGCAGGCCGCGATCCAAGAGGCCGAAGCGCGCGCCGCGGCCGCCGTCGAGGCTGCCCGAGCCGAGGCCGCCGAGCGCGAAGCCGCCGGCATTGAGGCGGCACTGGCCGAGGCGGCGGCCCGCGTCTGGGGCGCTCGTGAGGCGGCGCTGCGGGAATCCGAGGGACGACGGGGCGCCGAACTGAACGCAGAGGCGCTGCGGGACGAGATGTCCCACGAGCGCCGGGCCCGGGAAGCCGCCGAGCAGGAGGCCGTCTGGGCCCGCCGCTCGGCCGAACTGGAGATCCGTGCCCGCCAACTGGCCGAACGGGAGGCGGAGGCCGCGCTGAAGGAGGGCGGACGCCGAGTCGACGTCGCGCCCAACGTCTATGGGAGCCAGGCCTTCGACGAGCCGACCTGGCGCGAGTCGGTTCAGGCCCGCTCCGAGGCGAACACCGCCCACTCCTCGCTGCCGCGCGAGGAGTCGATCGCCACCAAGTTCGCGCAGTCCAAGCTGGCCGCCGCCGGCGGCTACACGCTGCCCAGCGTCACCAGCACGATCGCCGGGCGCCGCTCCACCGAGGACGGCGGCGCGCACGCGGCTGTGACCGCAGGCGGTCAGCACGCGAGCCAGAGCGATCCGGTCGCCGCACTGGTGGCGGCCGCTCCCCCGGCGGTGGTGAACTCAGTTCCCGTTGCCTACGGGCCGCCGGTCAATCCACCGCCGCCCATCGGTGCCGAGCCGGCCGCGTCGACGTACTCCACCTCCGGTGCGATGCCGGAGCCCAGCTACGAGCCCCCCGGCTACGGAACGGTGAGCCGCTCGGGCGCCACGCCGATCGAGGCGGATCCGGTGCGTGAGTCGGGAGAATCGTGGGGCGATTACGACGCCCGCCGCCGCACCACGCCGTACGCCACCCCGGTGCGCCCCGTCTCGGGGAAGGCAATCGCCGCGCTGCTGCTGGCAATACCGGGAATCTTCCTACTTTCCCTGCCCTTCGCTCGCTCAGCCTCGAAGGAGATACGCCGCGGTGCCCGCCGCGGACGAGTCCTGGCCCAGGCTGCCACACTCCTCTCGCTGGTCTGGATCGGCGTCGCCGGCTACGCCGGTTACACCTACTACCAGCAGAACTACGCGAACGGGCTCCGCAGCGCGGACGGCGAGATCATCCGATCCGGGGCGATGGATCCGAAGCAACTGCGAGCCGGCGACTGCCTGAACCTCGCCCCCTCGATCACCGTGGCCAAGACGGTTCCCGCAGTGCCCTGCAGTGAGGCCCACAACGCCCAGGTGTTCGCGCTGACGCCGCTTCCGGCTACCACGAACTTCGCCGGTTCGGCCGCGGTGAATCAGGTCGCCGTCAAGGCCTGCGCGCCGAAGCGGGCCGGCTACGTCGGAAAGCGCAAGACGCCGCTCACCCTTTCGGCGCTCTCGCCGGACGCGCTGCAGTGGACGGCCGGCTGGCACGCAGCGGCGTGCGTGCTGATTTCCGGGCACACTGTGACTGGCGACGTACGTAACGCCCGCTGA